One genomic window of Methanosarcina acetivorans C2A includes the following:
- a CDS encoding ABC transporter ATP-binding protein, which yields MIEVNGLKKHFSSGLFCKKYVKAVDGIDFRIEKGETFGLVGESGCGKTTVGRLIAGLIEPSFGKVKFDNVDLFELNKKDLKKLRPRLQIIFQNPYAALNPRMLIGEAIAEPLKLYSTVSREKRDEKVMELIEMVGLNSEHLNRYPHELSGGQNQRAVLARILAINPEFIVADEPTSSLDVNVQAQILNLLRDVNKKFGLTCLFISHDLEVIKLITDRVAVMYLGKLVEIGKTDEIFREAKHPYTKALLSAIPVVDPEVKREKIILQGEIPNPINPPSGCRFHTRCQYKKEICKIEEPLLIGEGHKVACHRADEIPGVLKSQIFPVKMHSHGDFQKLTLKSC from the coding sequence ATGATTGAGGTTAACGGCTTAAAAAAGCACTTTTCATCAGGCCTGTTTTGTAAAAAGTACGTAAAAGCCGTTGACGGAATCGATTTCAGAATTGAAAAAGGGGAGACCTTCGGACTTGTGGGGGAAAGCGGGTGCGGGAAAACGACTGTAGGCAGGCTAATTGCAGGGCTTATTGAACCTAGTTTCGGAAAAGTGAAATTTGACAATGTAGATTTATTTGAACTGAATAAAAAAGACCTTAAAAAACTCAGGCCAAGGCTGCAGATTATATTTCAGAACCCCTATGCAGCCCTGAATCCTAGAATGCTTATCGGGGAGGCCATAGCGGAACCCCTCAAACTGTATAGTACAGTAAGCCGAGAAAAAAGAGATGAAAAAGTCATGGAACTGATAGAGATGGTGGGACTAAATTCCGAACACCTGAACCGGTATCCCCATGAACTGAGCGGAGGTCAGAACCAGCGAGCCGTGCTCGCAAGGATCCTTGCAATCAACCCCGAATTTATCGTAGCTGACGAGCCGACTTCGTCCCTTGACGTGAATGTGCAGGCACAGATACTGAACCTGCTCAGAGATGTGAATAAGAAATTTGGCCTGACATGTTTATTCATCTCCCACGACCTGGAAGTGATAAAACTTATTACCGACAGGGTAGCTGTCATGTACCTTGGAAAACTGGTAGAGATCGGAAAAACGGATGAAATATTCAGGGAGGCAAAACACCCCTATACAAAGGCCTTATTGTCTGCAATACCTGTTGTTGACCCCGAAGTGAAAAGGGAGAAAATTATCCTTCAAGGAGAGATCCCAAATCCCATAAACCCACCCTCAGGATGTAGATTCCACACCAGATGCCAATACAAAAAAGAGATATGCAAAATTGAAGAACCTCTCCTGATCGGAGAAGGGCACAAAGTAGCATGTCATAGAGCTGATGAGATACCCGGGGTTTTAAAGAGTCAAATATTTCCTGTAAAAATGCATAGTCATGGAGATTTCCAAAAACTCACATTGAAGAGCTGCTGA
- a CDS encoding ABC transporter ATP-binding protein, whose product MTLLSIRDLRTYFYTEDGVVRAINGIDLDLEEGETLGIIGETGCGKTMLGLSILRLLSENTKVEGQVLYRGTDLIRLSKAQMRKIRGKEISMIFQNSLSSLNPVLTVGTQLAEPVEMHRHMKKQAAKQRVIEMLKAVKIPSPSDRAVEYPHEFSGGMRQRAMIAMGLACTPSLIIADEPTTGLDVTIQAQIIELLKEVLEQSGASMLLITHNLGVASELCNSIAVMYAGEIIEYAGVIDLFKNPGHPYTRGFFDSLPNRGLKPMPGTCPSMINLPAGCKFHPRCPHASSRCEKEKPDMLKVEEKHHVRCFLYD is encoded by the coding sequence ATGACATTGTTGAGCATACGGGATCTGAGAACCTATTTTTATACCGAAGACGGCGTGGTCAGGGCGATAAACGGTATTGACCTGGATCTTGAAGAAGGAGAAACCCTCGGAATAATAGGAGAGACCGGATGCGGAAAAACCATGCTGGGGTTATCAATACTGCGTTTGCTTTCTGAAAATACAAAAGTAGAGGGGCAGGTCCTTTACAGGGGAACCGACCTGATTCGGCTCAGCAAGGCTCAAATGCGAAAGATAAGGGGAAAAGAAATAAGCATGATATTTCAGAATTCCCTTTCTTCCCTGAACCCTGTGCTCACTGTGGGAACGCAACTTGCCGAACCCGTAGAAATGCACCGGCACATGAAAAAGCAGGCTGCAAAACAAAGGGTCATTGAGATGTTAAAAGCCGTAAAGATACCCTCGCCTTCCGATAGGGCAGTAGAGTATCCCCATGAGTTCAGCGGAGGAATGAGGCAAAGAGCAATGATTGCAATGGGATTGGCCTGCACCCCTTCCCTTATCATCGCCGATGAGCCCACCACAGGGCTCGACGTTACAATCCAGGCTCAGATAATTGAATTACTAAAGGAAGTACTGGAGCAGTCGGGAGCCTCCATGCTCCTGATCACGCACAACCTTGGAGTTGCTTCCGAGCTGTGCAATTCCATCGCCGTGATGTATGCAGGGGAGATCATAGAATATGCCGGGGTAATAGACCTGTTCAAAAACCCCGGACACCCCTACACCCGTGGCTTTTTTGATTCCCTTCCGAACAGGGGGTTAAAACCCATGCCCGGTACATGCCCGAGTATGATAAACCTCCCGGCTGGCTGCAAGTTTCATCCGAGATGTCCCCATGCAAGCAGCCGGTGTGAAAAAGAAAAACCTGATATGCTGAAAGTAGAAGAAAAACACCATGTGAGGTGCTTTTTGTATGATTGA
- the nikC gene encoding nickel transporter permease: MKSTKKLTFQRLKKNKIAMIGLAMITFLLFFAVFAPWIAPHDPVEPNLGKRFLSPCKEYPMGTDDLGRCVLSRVIYGARVSLQVSMTVVGIITVIGVTLGLISGYFGGALDELIMRFVDIVLAFPGIILAMAVAGALGPGLFNVMLALALVSWTGFARVVRSSVMAVKEKEFVESARALGCNDLYIMTRHILPNVITPVLVLATLDMGFIILAAASLSFLGLGAQPPIPDWGSMLNNGRVFMRTAPFLTIFPGIAITTAVMAFNFLGDGLRDALDPRPQRELKK; this comes from the coding sequence TTGAAATCAACTAAAAAGTTGACCTTCCAGCGGCTAAAGAAGAATAAAATTGCAATGATCGGCCTTGCAATGATCACCTTCCTTTTATTTTTCGCAGTCTTTGCACCCTGGATTGCTCCCCATGACCCGGTAGAGCCAAACTTAGGAAAGCGTTTCCTATCCCCATGCAAAGAATATCCCATGGGAACCGATGATCTTGGCAGGTGTGTGCTGAGCAGGGTCATATACGGTGCCAGAGTCTCCCTGCAGGTGAGTATGACTGTGGTTGGAATAATAACCGTTATCGGAGTAACGCTGGGTTTGATTTCCGGGTACTTCGGAGGGGCTCTGGACGAACTGATTATGAGATTTGTAGATATCGTCCTGGCATTTCCGGGGATTATACTGGCTATGGCAGTCGCAGGCGCCCTGGGGCCCGGGCTGTTCAATGTGATGCTTGCCCTAGCCCTGGTGTCCTGGACCGGCTTTGCCAGGGTTGTTCGCAGCTCGGTAATGGCTGTAAAAGAAAAGGAGTTTGTAGAGTCTGCAAGAGCCCTCGGTTGCAACGACCTGTATATCATGACCCGCCATATCCTTCCAAATGTGATAACCCCTGTGCTTGTGCTGGCTACACTTGACATGGGGTTTATCATCCTGGCAGCGGCCAGCTTGAGTTTCCTGGGACTGGGAGCGCAGCCTCCGATCCCTGATTGGGGATCCATGCTGAACAACGGAAGAGTTTTCATGCGAACTGCCCCCTTCCTGACGATCTTTCCCGGCATAGCTATTACGACAGCAGTTATGGCATTTAATTTCCTGGGCGACGGGCTGAGAGATGCACTGGACCCCCGACCGCAGAGGGAGTTGAAGAAATGA